cattttattggacAAACTAAACACACGTGACACTTAACGTAAAATATGGACGGGAGGATTGTTGATTTAAATTGAATATAACTTAAGGagttaaaatccaaattttgaaattttaacgtGTAAAATCTGACATGTAAGATTCACCAATATTATGATCAAacatcaaaagataaaatgaaaCCTTGTCAGATTAGGTTAAATTGCCAAGGTAACAAGTATATTGTACTTTAGATGCTTTATGCTGTAATGAGGACAATCTCCCTGGAGTTTTAGACTGTGCTTGTAAGAGGGATTGTCCATCTGTTCTAGtttgagttatatatatatatatatatatatatatgtaaggacacaaaAATCAAGCAACCCAAATCCACTTAGAATAGTGAAGTTTGTGCAACCTAGCTAGGCCCAAATCAATAGATATTTGTAAAGAGAGTGGGGTAAAACAAGGGGAGCTTAGCCCGAggataaaaacaaagaaagaataaccAGAGGTCAAAGTTTGTGTATATGAGAGGCTCTTTACAAGTTTGCCCGAGGATGAAGGTATTACACTAGATGATACACTGTTCACTTTCCTTCTCTCAGTGTTCTTGATCTAATTTCCGCCCTTATAGAATATTTTTCTCTGGATCCCTTTATCTGGAagtttcctttctttatatacTTCCCAGTCCATCGCATCCTGGCCCTTCATCTCCACTTACCCAGACTCTCCCTATGACACTTGTCCCTTTAAACTTCTGTTGAAGGTAGTAGAAGGAGCTGTTTGGTTGTGAATTCCACTGttcaggtcacttcctcatcaatgcagctGATAAAGTTGTTGCTAATAATTTAATGCAGAGGCAGTAGGTGAGTTTTTACTGGAAACTTCCTTCATCTACCatgattctctctctaaatCCCATCCTCCCTATTCGGACTTTCCAGAAGTCTTTTGTTTCTTCTCCTTCTATCCTCGGGTAGATCCCCTCTTCGGGCTCACAATGCCTTTATAGTGACAACCACAGCTCGTTGTATCCTTCCTCGGTCCTTAGGctcccacaatatatatatatatatatatatatatatttatattgcagtttatcaacaacaaaaaaaaaaaaaatgtaaaagttatCCACTATTCACATGTATAATATGGCTGCTCTCCTTGATGTGATCTACATAAGTTAAACATTTTTCATTAGAATACTATTATCGAAATGaaatttctataattttatttgactAACTTATATAAGTGTATGCAACTTAGGAATCTAAAGAACAATATACTTGTTAAGTGTGAATCTGACCTTTTCATACTTTTCCATGATCTAAAAAAATGCTATAAGATTCATAAAACTGGTCCATCCATTTGCAAAATGAATAAGCACAAAATAATGAAATGGCATAAAAAGCAAGACCTTGTCTTATTGCAGACACCAACTTGCAATTTATCACCTGTAGTGCTTTAGCAGACCAAGCTTGTGGTAAAACTCAATGAACACATGTCTAAGTTGTTTTTTAAATCTGCTCCTCTCTAATAAAACTCAAATCCTCTTCTTTGGAATCCTTGGAAACACCTTTTATGGTTGAAATTGGAGATTCGAGCGTATTGTTAACCTTCACGTGTTCAAGAATTTCTAGAGGATCTTTGTAGTCCTTGTTCACTTTCTCTATGTGATCACTACCACAATTGGTGGTGCTAACTCAATTGACTTCTGGACCAGCAGTATATTCTTCTTGAAGTTCTTGTTGATGATCATCGTTCCTATCTACTTCAGGTGTCAAACCCACATAAACCCTTCCTGCATAATCGgaaaacaaacatatatattcaATAGATACTACTAGCAGATGCTTATATTTGTAAGGGAAAAGTTAAcgaatgccctaagggcattaatttaagaaatatttttagaagttttttatgggaaaagaaaagaacaactgatttttttgacatctttttatattttccatcaaaatggtattaaaacttttctaaaatgacacattaacaaatgccttaaaggcatccGTTAACCAGACCCTATTTGTAAATAAGCTACTTTTTGCCTCAAAACCTGCTCCTGAGGAGCTTACATATAGTTTATCCAGTATAAGAACCTAAATGCCTATTACTCAGCTCTTGTCCTGCAAACAAAGAAGGTGAACTTGTATTCCTACTGCTTCTTCAAATGAAGAAGCTGAACTTGTATTTTCTTTGCCTGTTTGAAGTTGCAATTTTGTGGGTCTGTAATACTTTGGTGTTAAAACTaaacttgaattttctttcaagcagttgagattgatttttcatgtttttaaaaacactTAAGGACTGTTGTGCTAGAATGATGGGCGATGCTTAAATATGCTTTTTTATGCTTAAAGAGATACTAATTAGCAATTTCTTGCCTGAATGAAATCACACTTCactaaaaaagtaaaatcttTGTAGAGCACTTTTCTCTTTTGGATTATTCTAGTGTAGGTGGGAAAAATGTAGAGATCATGTAATCAAGTGAGGCCTCAAATAACTAaatctcaaaataatttaacAGTAAGACGCTGTGGTTCTACTCTTTCTAAAGAGTTCTTAAATGAATGGGTTTTTTACATGGAGAAACTGTGCTGCAAAGCCTTCAAATTACCTGGGGAATCTCAATGCCTTGTATTGTTGATTTGCTGCTATCAAGATTTGGATGCTTACAATGGTTGTTCTGATTATCCTAAATAATGATATTTTGGATTACTTTTCAATTAGAAATCTAAGTGAGTTTCCAGGATTTCTCAAGTCATCACAATAGCAGCAAAACCTGGAGTGTTGTTTGCTTTGTCTTTTGCGGATATCACTAggattcttttaattttttttttttatattgtcttTTTGCAGGTTCAAAAAGTTTTGCATATGATGTTTGCGTTCTACTGCAAATCAAGAGGAATCTTGAGAGATTCTTCTtatcatggaaaaaaaaagtttttaatttatggTAGATGTGCATAGTTCACGAAGGTGCTAtcatatgtatattttttttcagttttatttgagaatttatattatttatcttgtttacttttttaaatttcagGTACCTCAAGTGGTGTCCATAATTCATCATGGAAACCAAGTCAAAAGCACCTATATACAGTAAATATAAATGCTGCAGTGCAGAGGTACCGAGcaaacttgggaaaaaaattggGCGGCACGGGATTTGTAGTCCGTGATCAGGATTACTTCCCAATTTGTTGTGGGTCGTCATGGACTATCAATGACAATGAAGAAGTTCTTGACTTAGATGTGAAGGCTGCATATAGATGGGGAAAGTTGATTATTGATAGGTATAAATTAAATGACTTTAATATTCAAATGGATTCAAATTACATTCCTGCTAAACTCAGTCGGAATAAGAAATACAAAGAGACTAAAGTTGACCAAACTTTGAAGATGATTAGATCCAAGATGCTTGAGGAAAAGGATTGCAACATTGAGTTTGAGTGGATTAGTAGTCATATCAACACAGTGGCTGATTCTTTTGCAAAATTAGGATGTGACATCCACTTTGCAAAGGAAAATGGAGGTGACTTAACGAGAGTTCTACCTTCACATGAGTTTTATGATTTGACAGACTACCCTAAATGGAGTGGGGATGATGAATATGGATTTTCGGAGTTTTTTGATGAGTCAACGTATGTAACTTGGGATGGAGAAACCGGATATCCAGCTGGTTTTAAAGAAGTTTTGTTCAATAGTTTTAGGAACAAAATTATTATTCCAACTGATACATCGGGAGATGCTACTACCATCACATTTCCGGAATTCAATATTGCCGACCCAATTGGAAAACAAATTTTGGGAAACATTGATGGTAAATTTTGTGAACTTTTTTTAagattcttttttataatttttatttatataaaatggtTGCATaatgtttaaacttttttttttttttttttttgggttgaactTCCTGTTATAGTCTTGGCAAGCCTCATTACAAATAAGGAGATTTCGAGGTTGATAATTCAATTTTGGTGCAAGGAGGAAGATAATCCAAGAGAAGAAGTTTTaggtttatatttattttaagttataatGATATCTTGTACTCACCCAAAATCATATATCGCTTGACTGaacatttgttttgttttattacaGTGGATGTTAATCATCtacacaaagagaaagagaagaatcCAGTGAACGATTTGTAAGTATCAtcttatatatacaaatatatatatatataaattattttttattttttatttttatacaggTACAACCTGTTGGAAAGCTTCCAGATCCAAAAGGAGAAAACTACTGCTATGCCTTTTACtgaggttatttatttatttatttatttttaaatcttaacgattttatatatgtacattatttatttttttattttttcaaattatagGGTGTGCTTAAATTATATGCTCAGTATACGAAGAGCACAGACAAGGTAAGTTTTTATTAAGtgattttttaagaaaataataataaaacagcATAGTAATTAAATGTTTTTCATGCAGATAAATTCTGACATCAAACACTCAGTATTGAGCCCAATAGTTGAGTTTCATAGGAGGTGGAAGTATTTTGGTTCTGTCGCCTATCAAATCACggtaatgttttttaatttgttggaaaatttaaaattttttacatgaaattagattaatatttttctcattctgTAGATAACCACTCAGTTGCCAGAATCAGAGGATGACCTTCATCGGTTTGAAGCATACAAAGAGAAGTTACATGACCTACCTATTGTGGGTGATCAAGACAGTAGATACGTCACTCATATAAACACAATAGGTGAAAATAGGGAGAATCTTTATGCATTGCTGGCCACAATTCATGTTTCCGgtcaaaaaaaatagaattcatGTTGCTGGGGAGTCTAAATAGTGGAACTAAAAgttgaaatcttgtttttgcatttggatggtttttaaatttttatattttgtttttgtctacATAGTGGAATTGGAAGTTATAACTTAAAAGTTAAAGCAACACTGTATTGGTGACTTCAGGATTTCTTGTAATTAGGACTCTAGTATTTGATTTCAGATACTGTGAATGTGCATGGAAAAATTCAAAGCTCTCTCTATAATAACACAGGTACTGTGTGTATCAGAAAAGTTGATACACATGTGCATCATTCTGCATGCATGAACCAGAAGCGTCTCCTACGCTTCACCAAGTCAAAGCTAAGAAAAGAACCTGATGAGGTAGAAACTGTTTTGTCTTCCCCTCCAAAACGTTCGTTTTTGGAAGTCGGGCATATCTCTAGTTTCAACCAACATTAGTTGCACCAACCATATGCAGTGCTGTTTTGATATGTCTTATAAACTCTCTCCCTTTTCAATTTCACTTTGTTGATGCTTCTTAATTTCAATCTATAACTACATTGGATAGGTTGGCATATTTAGAGATGGAAATATGACTCTTAAGGAGGTTTTCGAGAGCCTGGACTTGGCAGGGTATGCATTATTATAGTTCTCTTGATTTCTATTTGCTAGAAGAAAGCGGTGTTTTTGCATGTGTCCTTATTTGTCTAACTGAAGGAAATTGCAATCCAGGTATGATCTAAATGTTGATTTGTTGAATGTCCATGCCGATAAAAGCAAATTCCTTCGATTTGACAATTTTAACCTTAAGTACAATCCTTGCGGACATAGTAGACTCAGAGAGATATTCTTAAAGCAGGAAAACCTATCAAAGGTTTGCTTTATAATAACAGTTTTAAACCTGCTTGTTGCCTGCATGTTCTTTAATGATTGCAAACTGGAATGAGAATTAATTGCTTTTGGAGAAACATTTTTGGAATTAGTACAGCTTTAtgtttttttcattatttctgCCCTTTGTAATTGATTTATCTTCTTTATTGTAAGTTCCAAAGTTTGGAAAAACATCACACAAACATGAATGCATTACTTAGAACCGTGGACTTTCTTATACCAGAATCTAACATATACGATTATGATTATCAGATGTGTTATGTGTGCCTAATCTggttttacaatattttctaggtaaattaatttaaatggGTGAGGCatttttgaaactgaaaatatggTTGCTAAGGAAATGGAATTAATGTGTGTGTTTGCATTGTTGACTACTGTAAGAAAAGCTTTTTGGTGGACGAGATGAGTTTGAATAATCATGCTTAACAGAGTGTTATCTTAATTACTTGGGTTGGCTGCATGAATATTTTCTTGCCATTTTTACTTAAAGCCATTTGCTTTTAGGTCTTAAATCCTCTTGGTCctccccctttttgtttttcaattttttttgatgtttccttttaattaatttgtatcAAATCACTGCAATATAGGGTGGGTACATATGTTGAACCTAAGTCTATATACAGAGTGATGCTTTAAAATTGACATTTCATATTTTGCAAATTTAGAGTCATTATGTAatggttttattctttttatcttCTGTTTTACTTTATCTGTATTGAAATTGAActgatttttattctttgcCTTTAAGATGATTAGGCAAGCCTTTAGCCAGTATCTTATGGACACTGTTCACTATGCTAGGCAGCCTAAAATCTGTAACTTCGACAGCTCCTGCCTTTTTTGGAATCAAAGTCACAAAGACGGCATTTGAACTTTTCTCCAAAACACAATTGGTGTGGAATTCAGAGAAAAAGTGCATGATATCACCTTTAACCACAGACCAGCAAGCTTGGAAAAAGGCAAAAGAGAAACCATCAGGCCCAGGCGCTTTATCCCCATCCATGTTTCGGAGAGCCTGAAGGATCTCTTCCTTCTCAAACTGTCACTCCAAGTGAGCTGCACTAGCTCTGTCAATGGAATTGAAAGGCATCCTATCTAATTTTGGTGGCCATGGTTCCATTTCCTGATACAGATCCTTATAGAACTGCCCCACAATT
This genomic stretch from Quercus lobata isolate SW786 chromosome 3, ValleyOak3.0 Primary Assembly, whole genome shotgun sequence harbors:
- the LOC115982916 gene encoding uncharacterized protein LOC115982916 isoform X2, with the protein product MASTPVEVQKVLHMMFAFYCKSRGILRDSSYHGKKKFLIYGTSSGVHNSSWKPSQKHLYTVNINAAVQRYRANLGKKLGGTGFVVRDQDYFPICCGSSWTINDNEEVLDLDVKAAYRWGKLIIDRYKLNDFNIQMDSNYIPAKLSRNKKYKETKVDQTLKMIRSKMLEEKDCNIEFEWISSHINTVADSFAKLGCDIHFAKENGGDLTRVLPSHEFYDLTDYPKWSGDDEYGFSEFFDESTYVTWDGETGYPAGFKEVLFNSFRNKIIIPTDTSGDATTITFPEFNIADPIGKQILGNIDVLASLITNKEISRLIIQFWCKEEDNPREEVLVDVNHLHKEKEKNPVNDLYNLLESFQIQKEKTTAMPFTEGVLKLYAQYTKSTDKINSDIKHSVLSPIVEFHRRWKYFGSVAYQITITTQLPESEDDLHRFEAYKEKLHDLPIVGDQDSRYVTHINTIGWHI
- the LOC115982916 gene encoding uncharacterized protein LOC115982916 isoform X1, which gives rise to MASTPVEVQKVLHMMFAFYCKSRGILRDSSYHGKKKFLIYGTSSGVHNSSWKPSQKHLYTVNINAAVQRYRANLGKKLGGTGFVVRDQDYFPICCGSSWTINDNEEVLDLDVKAAYRWGKLIIDRYKLNDFNIQMDSNYIPAKLSRNKKYKETKVDQTLKMIRSKMLEEKDCNIEFEWISSHINTVADSFAKLGCDIHFAKENGGDLTRVLPSHEFYDLTDYPKWSGDDEYGFSEFFDESTYVTWDGETGYPAGFKEVLFNSFRNKIIIPTDTSGDATTITFPEFNIADPIGKQILGNIDVLASLITNKEISRLIIQFWCKEEDNPREEVLVDVNHLHKEKEKNPVNDLYNLLESFQIQKEKTTAMPFTEGVLKLYAQYTKSTDKINSDIKHSVLSPIVEFHRRWKYFGSVAYQITITTQLPESEDDLHRFEAYKEKLHDLPIVGDQDSRYVTHINTIGSLKSVTSTAPAFFGIKVTKTAFELFSKTQLVWNSEKKCMISPLTTDQQAWKKAKEKPSGPGALSPSMFRRA